The Avibacterium sp. 20-132 genome segment CACAAGCCATAAGGTTGTATGAGAAAGTGCGGTGAGATTTTGCGTACTTTCTAAATTGAAGGATTTGAGTTCAACGCCTTGAGCTTGCCAATCTTGTAATGAACGCGCTTTGTGCGTTTCAATGCCTGTTAAATTCGGGCTAATATACTGATTTAAGCGTACTTCGACGCCCCAAGGCAATTTGTCGTCCCAGCCCACCGTATGTAAATAACGGGCGATAGAAGCAAAGACATCATAATGGTTTTTCCAGATGTCTTTTTCACCATCACCATTGCCATCTGCGGCATAGCTAAGGTAAGAACTTGGCATAAACTGCGTTTGTCCCATTGCGCCTGCCCACGAGCCTTTCATTTTGTGACGTTGAATATGATCACGTTCTAACATTTTCATTGCCGCAATAAATTCTTTACTGAATAATGGCTCACGGCGTCCATCAAAAGCAAGGGTTGCTAATACGGAAAGCACATCATAATAGCCTTGATAATAACCGAAACTACTTTCCATTCCCCACAGTGCCATTAAATATTCTTTTTGTACGCCAAATTTTTTACTCGCACTTTCTAATTGTGGTAACTGTTGCCAATAACGTTCTTCCGCAATGTTCACTTTATTTGCCGTTAGCACTCGATTAAGGTAGCGGGTTACACCATTAGGATTAACCACTTTTGGCGCACTAGGATCACGTTTTTTTACTTTCCCCGCTTGTTGTTTATCCAATGCCACTGCTTTAGGAATATATTGAATATTTTGTTGTGCATTTAGCACCGCACTTGAAATTCCTTGCCCTGCGGCTTTGGCTTTTAAAAACCGTACATAATCATCAAAATTATTTAATGTACGAGGCTTATTATATTGCGCATTTTCCGCCACTGGTTTAATGGAATCATTACTTGAGCAGGCTGATAATAAAATGGCTGAAAATAATGAAGTCACTATTAACTTTTTGCTAAACATTGGCTTTCCTTAAAAAATAAAACATTATTTAC includes the following:
- a CDS encoding lytic murein transglycosylase; this translates as MFSKKLIVTSLFSAILLSACSSNDSIKPVAENAQYNKPRTLNNFDDYVRFLKAKAAGQGISSAVLNAQQNIQYIPKAVALDKQQAGKVKKRDPSAPKVVNPNGVTRYLNRVLTANKVNIAEERYWQQLPQLESASKKFGVQKEYLMALWGMESSFGYYQGYYDVLSVLATLAFDGRREPLFSKEFIAAMKMLERDHIQRHKMKGSWAGAMGQTQFMPSSYLSYAADGNGDGEKDIWKNHYDVFASIARYLHTVGWDDKLPWGVEVRLNQYISPNLTGIETHKARSLQDWQAQGVELKSFNLESTQNLTALSHTTLWLVQPDGENGRTFLVSNNFRTLLDWNRSNYFAVSIGMFADRIRAKVGG